One window from the genome of Prosthecobacter vanneervenii encodes:
- a CDS encoding 3D domain-containing protein, protein MSVPFRPSAIKRYTFMLEEPRPPLMLASAMSRSSQMRVRTTAYTHSESDHIAYGVKSALGTDLRFGTVRSAAADWSRYPVGTVFRISGQPGIVYVVDDYGSALVGTGTIDLYKPSRSMMNNWGVRHVDIEVIQWGSFEKSMELMRDRTKWRHVRAMMDGIEARLRTAGVPMTQSHYTAAL, encoded by the coding sequence ATGAGCGTGCCTTTTCGTCCCAGTGCTATCAAGCGCTACACCTTCATGCTTGAGGAGCCCCGCCCGCCGCTCATGCTCGCTTCGGCCATGAGTCGCAGTTCTCAGATGCGCGTGCGCACCACCGCCTATACACACAGCGAGAGCGACCACATCGCCTACGGCGTCAAAAGTGCCCTCGGCACCGATCTCCGTTTCGGCACCGTCCGCAGCGCCGCGGCAGACTGGTCTCGCTATCCTGTCGGCACCGTCTTTCGCATCTCCGGCCAGCCTGGCATCGTCTATGTGGTGGACGATTACGGCAGCGCCCTCGTCGGCACGGGCACCATCGACCTCTACAAGCCCAGCCGCTCTATGATGAATAACTGGGGCGTCCGCCACGTGGATATCGAGGTCATCCAGTGGGGCTCCTTTGAAAAAAGCATGGAGCTCATGCGCGACCGCACCAAATGGCGCCACGTCCGCGCCATGATGGACGGCATTGAAGCACGTCTCCGCACCGCTGGCGTTCCCATGACTCAGTCGCACTACACCGCAGCTCTGTGA
- a CDS encoding replication-associated recombination protein A, with protein MSDDFFASPPPEPPRAAAVVHHAGAPLASRMRPRSLAEYVGQQHILAEGKLLRRAVQADRFSSIILYGPPGVGKTTLANIISQETKSRFVTLSGVESSVADIRKEAENAGHHLRLYNKTTILFVDEIHRFNKAQQDVLLPHLERGTLRFIGATTHNPFFYVNSPLVSRSQVFTLEPLGISDLEGLIDRALADSERGLGSMHARIEPDARLHLATVADGDARRCLNALELAVLSTQPDATGEIVITLAAAEESVQQKTVVYDGDGDAHYDTISAFIKSMRASDPDAALYWLAKMLYAGEDIRFIARRIVIAASEDIGMADSNALRVAVAAQQAVEFIGMPEARIILAHATVYNATAPKSNRAYMAIDAALDDVKNGRTLPVPKHLRDAHHKKAAKEFGHGEGYLYPHNYEGGFVPQRCLEGGRQYYDPTANGLEARIKERLDHWRKLWEEQGGADQ; from the coding sequence ATGAGCGACGACTTCTTTGCCTCCCCGCCACCCGAGCCGCCACGCGCGGCCGCTGTGGTGCATCATGCAGGCGCGCCGCTGGCCTCCCGCATGCGCCCGCGCAGTCTGGCGGAATACGTCGGCCAGCAGCACATCCTGGCCGAGGGAAAGCTACTCCGCCGCGCCGTTCAGGCAGACCGCTTTTCGTCCATCATTCTCTACGGCCCGCCGGGAGTGGGAAAGACCACCCTCGCCAACATCATCTCTCAGGAGACCAAGTCCCGCTTTGTCACCCTCAGCGGTGTGGAGAGCAGCGTGGCAGACATCCGCAAGGAGGCCGAAAATGCCGGCCACCACCTCCGCCTTTACAACAAAACCACCATCCTCTTCGTGGATGAGATCCACCGCTTCAACAAAGCGCAGCAGGACGTCCTCCTCCCGCACCTGGAGCGCGGAACCCTCCGCTTCATCGGCGCCACCACGCACAATCCCTTCTTCTACGTCAACAGCCCCCTCGTCAGCCGGTCCCAAGTCTTCACTCTGGAGCCGCTCGGCATTTCCGATCTCGAGGGCCTCATCGACCGCGCACTCGCAGACTCCGAGCGCGGCCTCGGCAGCATGCACGCCCGCATTGAGCCAGACGCCCGGCTTCACCTCGCCACCGTGGCCGATGGTGATGCCCGCCGCTGCCTCAATGCTCTGGAACTCGCCGTGCTCTCCACCCAGCCAGATGCAACAGGAGAGATCGTCATCACCCTCGCAGCCGCTGAAGAGTCCGTGCAGCAAAAAACCGTCGTCTATGATGGCGATGGCGATGCCCATTACGACACCATCAGCGCCTTCATCAAAAGCATGCGCGCGTCCGATCCCGACGCCGCGCTCTACTGGCTGGCCAAGATGCTCTACGCCGGTGAAGACATCCGCTTCATCGCCCGCCGCATCGTCATCGCCGCCAGCGAGGACATCGGCATGGCAGACAGCAATGCCCTCCGCGTCGCTGTCGCTGCACAGCAGGCTGTCGAGTTCATCGGGATGCCGGAGGCCCGCATCATCCTCGCCCACGCCACCGTTTACAATGCCACCGCGCCCAAGAGCAATCGTGCCTACATGGCCATCGATGCCGCTTTGGACGATGTAAAAAACGGCCGCACGCTCCCCGTGCCCAAGCATCTCCGCGACGCCCACCACAAAAAGGCCGCCAAGGAATTCGGCCACGGCGAAGGCTACCTCTATCCACACAACTACGAAGGCGGCTTCGTACCCCAGCGCTGCCTGGAAGGCGGTCGCCAATACTACGATCCCACGGCCAACGGCTTGGAAGCCCGCATCAAGGAACGCCTCGATCACTGGCGCAAGCTCTGGGAAGAGCAGGGTGGCGCAGACCAATAA
- a CDS encoding RrF2 family transcriptional regulator codes for MKISKKAEYALRALVAMGREREGTNFSIQDLASKEHIPLKFLEQILLALKNGGLLRSKRGVGGGYQLVTHPARITLGEVVTLFDGPFDPVPGAEHDALGQVFGGLRDQVTQWFAENTIAHIISKEQPRGAVSFDI; via the coding sequence ATGAAGATCTCCAAAAAAGCCGAATATGCCCTCCGCGCCCTGGTGGCGATGGGGCGTGAGCGCGAGGGGACGAACTTCTCCATCCAGGATCTGGCCAGCAAGGAGCACATCCCGCTGAAGTTTCTGGAGCAGATCCTGTTGGCGCTGAAAAACGGCGGCCTGCTGCGCAGCAAGCGCGGCGTGGGCGGCGGCTACCAGCTGGTCACGCATCCGGCGCGCATCACGCTGGGGGAGGTGGTGACGCTTTTTGACGGGCCTTTTGATCCGGTGCCTGGAGCGGAGCACGATGCACTGGGGCAGGTGTTTGGCGGGCTGCGGGATCAGGTGACGCAGTGGTTTGCGGAGAACACCATCGCGCACATCATCTCCAAGGAGCAGCCACGCGGGGCGGTGTCGTTTGACATTTGA
- a CDS encoding YeiH family protein → MPANSAASDSAYPTPGTPPSHWWQNEDWLAVLAALPVLIAVGSGWSPKLPAWGWSGMADVSKAFTPDNFAVSAVLLAVFLGISGLALAASLGKKIGSFLIGAVVVFILGWFSQWIAAHAGIKAWGLEYVVFALGLGLIWSHLLPVPEWLREAIRTEFFIKVGIVLLGATILLPEMMKAGFPGLIQAALVIPVVWYVCYFIARKLKVDDEFGVMLSTAVSICGVSAAIAACGAIQGDRKKLSYVTSIVLLCAVPMMVAMPWAIKSMGLSEAVGGAWIGGTLDTSGSVAAATEQVGKNATKVGVIVKLSQNVLIGVAAFILSIWWTMRGGKDGAHQGKKPSVGLIWERFPKFVIGFVIASVVFSYFVPPAVAEAAAKPLKGLREVWFAAAFVCIGLETRIGDLFKLGGGRPALAFLGGQAFNILWTLLLAIWLFSGK, encoded by the coding sequence ATGCCAGCCAACTCCGCCGCCTCAGACTCCGCCTACCCCACTCCTGGAACCCCACCTTCACACTGGTGGCAAAATGAAGACTGGCTGGCCGTCCTGGCCGCACTGCCCGTCCTCATCGCAGTCGGCAGCGGCTGGAGCCCCAAGCTGCCTGCCTGGGGCTGGAGCGGCATGGCGGATGTTTCGAAGGCCTTTACGCCCGACAACTTTGCTGTCAGCGCTGTTCTGCTGGCGGTGTTTCTCGGCATCTCGGGCCTAGCTCTCGCAGCCTCTCTGGGGAAAAAAATCGGTTCCTTCCTCATCGGGGCTGTGGTGGTGTTTATCCTTGGCTGGTTCTCGCAGTGGATCGCCGCCCACGCAGGCATCAAGGCCTGGGGGCTCGAGTACGTCGTTTTTGCCCTTGGCCTCGGCCTGATCTGGAGCCACCTGCTTCCAGTGCCCGAGTGGCTTCGCGAAGCCATCCGCACCGAGTTTTTTATCAAAGTCGGCATCGTGCTCCTCGGCGCAACCATTCTCCTCCCGGAGATGATGAAGGCGGGCTTCCCCGGCCTCATCCAGGCCGCGCTCGTCATTCCGGTGGTCTGGTATGTATGCTACTTCATCGCTCGCAAACTGAAGGTCGATGACGAGTTCGGCGTCATGCTCTCCACCGCCGTTTCCATCTGCGGCGTCTCCGCCGCCATCGCCGCCTGTGGCGCCATTCAGGGCGACCGCAAAAAACTCTCCTATGTGACCTCCATCGTTCTCCTCTGTGCTGTGCCCATGATGGTGGCCATGCCTTGGGCCATCAAGTCCATGGGCCTCTCTGAGGCCGTCGGCGGCGCCTGGATCGGCGGCACGCTGGACACCAGCGGCTCCGTCGCCGCTGCCACAGAGCAGGTGGGCAAAAATGCCACCAAGGTCGGTGTCATCGTCAAGCTCTCCCAAAACGTCCTCATAGGCGTCGCTGCCTTCATCCTCTCCATCTGGTGGACCATGCGCGGTGGCAAAGATGGGGCTCACCAGGGAAAAAAGCCCTCCGTCGGCCTCATCTGGGAGCGCTTCCCCAAGTTCGTCATCGGCTTTGTCATCGCCTCCGTCGTGTTCTCCTACTTCGTGCCTCCGGCTGTCGCAGAGGCCGCCGCCAAGCCTCTCAAAGGCCTGCGCGAGGTCTGGTTCGCCGCCGCCTTCGTCTGCATCGGCCTCGAAACCCGAATCGGCGATCTCTTCAAGCTCGGCGGTGGCAGGCCCGCTCTCGCCTTCCTCGGCGGCCAGGCCTTCAACATCCTCTGGACGCTCCTGCTCGCCATATGGCTCTTCAGCGGCAAGTGA
- a CDS encoding YMGG-like glycine zipper-containing protein encodes MKTSFVRSLTFGTLLLSLGLTSCADPYGYGYGGGGYGYNSGYGGGYGRSSANSTVAGALIGAGAGGIIGNQSHRGLEGAAIGGVLGALAGSMVGNSQRACPPQGYYSQPSYSQPNCAPSYNRNPGYGYNQPSSYYPGNGYGPQMGNNPYAFGGW; translated from the coding sequence ATGAAGACTTCGTTTGTTCGTTCGCTCACCTTTGGAACTCTCCTGCTGAGCCTCGGCCTGACCTCCTGTGCAGATCCCTACGGCTATGGCTACGGGGGCGGCGGTTACGGCTACAATAGCGGCTACGGCGGTGGCTACGGGCGCTCCTCCGCCAACAGCACCGTCGCCGGTGCGCTGATCGGCGCTGGCGCGGGTGGCATCATTGGAAACCAAAGCCACCGTGGCTTGGAAGGTGCCGCCATCGGCGGGGTGCTGGGTGCACTGGCCGGCAGCATGGTCGGAAACAGCCAGCGCGCCTGCCCGCCACAGGGCTACTACTCACAGCCTAGCTACAGCCAGCCCAACTGCGCTCCCAGCTACAATCGCAATCCCGGCTACGGCTACAACCAGCCAAGCAGCTACTATCCGGGTAATGGTTACGGCCCTCAGATGGGGAACAATCCCTATGCCTTTGGCGGCTGGTAG
- a CDS encoding FAD-dependent oxidoreductase, whose translation MKLFPALLISTLAAFAPLGAADSYDIVVYGGSSGGITAAIQAARMGKTAVLIEPTKFLGGLTTGGLGATDIGNKKAIGGMSREFYANVFKYYNDAAKWQHQTRTEYFAKKQHGNTGTEDTMWTFEPHAATEIYDAMLATVKDKVKVVFSERLDLKKGVVKQGTQITKIIMESGRAFEGKMFIDATYEGDLMAKAGVSYAVGREANAQFGETINGVQKVKTIHHQFIKNVDPYVKPGDPKSGVLPGIDPGDIGEDESGDRKLQAYNFRMCTTDVPENRRAWEKPANYDEKWFELALRNVEAGDERISWAPTWMPNRKTDTNNNFAVSTDFIGQNFEYPDADYETRAKIWKAHEDWQKGLMWTYAHHPRVPEKIRAAYQKLGLAKDEFKDNDNWPRQLYVREARRMIGGYVMSEKNCKRREIVEDSVGMGAYNMDSHNVQRYITKEGFVRNEGDIQIGTRPYPISYRSITPKAEECTNLLVPVCLSATHIAYGSIRMEPVFMVMGQSAATAAVIAIESGKALQQIDYAKLKEKMLADGQVLDFESPPVPEHVSISKEKLGGIVVDDSEAELTGFTSEGHTTPGFVGQGYRHDGDTAKGEQKARFTPDLPSAGKYRVAITYTALANRADKVPVVVHFAGGEKTVIVDQKKKAPERDVLLPLGTFSFEKGKAGWVEIRNEGTKGHVIIDAAQWVMEK comes from the coding sequence ATGAAGCTCTTCCCAGCCCTCCTGATTTCCACCCTGGCCGCCTTTGCCCCGCTCGGGGCGGCAGATTCGTATGACATCGTAGTGTACGGCGGCTCCTCAGGCGGCATCACGGCGGCAATCCAGGCAGCGCGCATGGGCAAGACAGCGGTGCTGATTGAACCGACCAAGTTTCTCGGCGGCCTGACCACGGGCGGGCTCGGGGCGACAGACATCGGCAACAAGAAGGCCATCGGCGGCATGTCGCGGGAGTTTTACGCGAATGTGTTCAAGTATTACAACGACGCGGCAAAGTGGCAGCACCAGACGCGCACGGAGTACTTCGCCAAAAAGCAGCATGGCAACACTGGCACGGAAGACACGATGTGGACCTTTGAGCCGCATGCGGCCACGGAGATCTATGACGCGATGCTGGCCACGGTGAAGGACAAGGTGAAGGTGGTCTTCAGCGAGCGACTGGACCTCAAAAAAGGCGTGGTCAAACAGGGCACCCAGATCACAAAGATCATCATGGAAAGCGGTCGCGCCTTTGAAGGGAAGATGTTCATCGACGCCACCTATGAGGGTGACTTGATGGCAAAGGCGGGTGTGAGCTATGCCGTGGGCCGCGAGGCAAATGCGCAGTTTGGCGAGACGATCAACGGCGTGCAGAAGGTCAAAACCATCCACCATCAGTTCATCAAAAATGTGGACCCTTATGTGAAACCCGGTGATCCAAAGAGCGGTGTGCTGCCTGGCATTGATCCCGGCGACATCGGCGAAGATGAAAGCGGCGACCGCAAGCTTCAGGCCTACAACTTCCGCATGTGCACCACCGATGTGCCGGAAAACCGCCGCGCCTGGGAGAAGCCTGCGAATTATGACGAGAAGTGGTTTGAACTGGCGCTGCGCAATGTGGAGGCCGGAGACGAGCGCATCTCCTGGGCCCCCACCTGGATGCCAAACCGCAAGACGGACACGAACAACAACTTTGCCGTCAGCACGGACTTCATCGGTCAGAACTTTGAGTATCCAGACGCCGATTACGAGACGCGCGCCAAGATCTGGAAAGCACATGAGGACTGGCAGAAGGGCCTGATGTGGACCTATGCGCACCACCCCCGCGTGCCGGAAAAGATCCGCGCCGCCTATCAAAAGCTGGGATTGGCGAAGGATGAGTTTAAGGACAACGACAACTGGCCGCGCCAGCTCTACGTGCGTGAAGCGCGCCGCATGATCGGCGGCTATGTGATGAGCGAGAAGAACTGCAAGCGCCGCGAGATCGTGGAGGACAGCGTGGGCATGGGTGCCTACAACATGGACTCGCACAACGTGCAGCGCTACATCACCAAGGAAGGCTTCGTGCGCAATGAGGGGGACATCCAGATCGGCACGCGTCCGTACCCGATCAGCTATCGCAGCATCACGCCGAAGGCTGAGGAGTGCACCAACCTGTTGGTGCCTGTTTGCCTCAGCGCCACGCACATTGCGTACGGCAGCATCCGCATGGAGCCTGTGTTCATGGTCATGGGCCAGAGCGCGGCTACGGCGGCGGTGATCGCGATTGAGAGCGGCAAGGCGCTGCAGCAGATCGACTACGCCAAGCTGAAGGAGAAGATGCTGGCGGATGGGCAGGTGCTCGACTTTGAATCACCGCCCGTGCCGGAGCACGTCTCCATCAGCAAGGAAAAGCTGGGCGGCATCGTGGTGGATGACAGCGAAGCTGAGCTGACCGGCTTCACCTCCGAAGGCCACACCACGCCGGGCTTTGTGGGCCAGGGCTACCGCCATGATGGAGACACTGCCAAAGGAGAGCAGAAAGCGCGCTTCACTCCGGATCTGCCTTCAGCTGGGAAATACCGCGTGGCCATCACCTACACCGCGCTGGCCAACCGCGCGGACAAGGTGCCTGTGGTGGTTCATTTCGCAGGCGGAGAAAAGACGGTGATCGTGGATCAGAAGAAGAAAGCCCCTGAAAGAGACGTGCTGCTGCCGCTGGGAACATTCTCTTTTGAGAAAGGAAAAGCCGGATGGGTTGAGATCCGTAATGAAGGCACCAAGGGCCACGTCATCATTGATGCGGCGCAGTGGGTGATGGAAAAGTAA
- a CDS encoding glycine cleavage system protein H, translated as MPLNFVRFKHARFSARFPDTFRYSRSHYWMAPVEGQPGVWRVGFTKFATRMLGELVDCEWKPGDGAKVTPGDNIGWVEGFKAASDVYCVMNGAFAGGNPELKVDACIVRSDPYEQGWLYAVRGEPEPESMDVQGYIDLLSATIQRMAEEGHGEEGAAEE; from the coding sequence ATGCCGCTCAACTTCGTCCGTTTCAAGCACGCTCGTTTTTCCGCACGCTTTCCAGACACCTTCCGCTATTCACGCTCGCACTACTGGATGGCTCCGGTGGAAGGTCAGCCGGGAGTGTGGCGCGTGGGCTTCACCAAATTCGCCACCCGCATGCTGGGTGAGCTCGTCGATTGCGAATGGAAGCCCGGAGACGGAGCCAAGGTGACACCCGGCGACAACATCGGCTGGGTGGAAGGCTTCAAGGCAGCATCCGACGTTTATTGCGTGATGAACGGTGCCTTCGCCGGTGGCAATCCCGAGCTGAAAGTGGATGCCTGCATCGTCCGCAGCGATCCCTACGAGCAGGGCTGGCTCTACGCCGTGCGCGGCGAACCGGAACCTGAGAGCATGGATGTGCAAGGCTACATCGACCTCCTCAGTGCCACCATCCAGCGCATGGCGGAGGAAGGACATGGAGAAGAGGGCGCTGCGGAAGAGTAA
- a CDS encoding ATP-binding cassette domain-containing protein, with amino-acid sequence MLEINNLSYVVPGKNKEPLRVLEQVSFSAPGGHVLALIGPSGSGKTSLLRILAGLIEPEAGTLSLRGSDFLKQPLHPNQLGWVPAGDDGLIEHLTVRENLSSAAMLRGAGSTRDEVISRVSHVLVTVGLENIATERTSALALPQRRRLKLGLALVADPLLVLCDDFTVGLDVRSEREFEALLKLVAADRPDRIVIHATDSLANLGAYDTVVVMNEGYVAFHGPARAVPHYFSVPTYDEVYARLAKRPAQRWGDSWMKHREAYYAAFKLGGSAAEKLSAGDEDPGEEERTLLMQKEDGSEEPESRKTTVDETRPTLPLPGLFSQVQHLVKRRWSLLRRTPKDWITHVSLLVGAPALAALLLLPNLKALKEVRSGTSAADTLWPASHTASMIVLIQILLVLFMALRLGAREISERRAIYERERIGGVRPFAWLLGSLLFMLPIVLVQSIWMEMFLDIVSGGLPGAGLPKLVLPALSGAAFAAVCLGISASANSKESAHSISLTVLFANVILCGGLLGLPQVLGHIVHPFVTAHYGWSGIIDSMEKTAFFSPIDKLTRTWFAAPNIAMTMLGVHLLVGVVLTYVGLRQRK; translated from the coding sequence ATGCTCGAAATCAACAATCTCTCCTATGTGGTTCCCGGAAAGAACAAGGAGCCTCTCCGTGTGCTGGAGCAGGTCAGCTTCTCCGCGCCGGGCGGCCATGTGCTGGCATTGATCGGGCCTTCCGGCAGCGGCAAGACCTCCCTGCTGCGCATCCTGGCAGGACTCATCGAGCCCGAGGCCGGCACCCTCTCCCTGCGTGGCAGCGATTTCCTCAAGCAGCCGCTGCACCCCAACCAACTCGGCTGGGTGCCCGCCGGAGACGACGGCCTGATCGAGCACCTCACCGTGCGGGAAAACCTCTCCAGCGCGGCCATGCTGCGTGGAGCAGGCAGCACGCGTGACGAGGTAATCTCGCGCGTCTCCCATGTGCTGGTGACGGTGGGGCTGGAAAACATCGCCACAGAGCGAACCTCCGCCCTGGCCCTGCCACAGCGCCGCCGGCTCAAGCTGGGACTGGCGCTGGTGGCAGATCCGTTGCTGGTGCTGTGCGATGACTTCACCGTAGGACTGGATGTGCGCAGCGAGCGTGAATTTGAAGCACTGCTCAAGCTGGTGGCCGCAGACCGCCCGGACCGCATCGTCATTCACGCCACTGACTCCCTGGCCAACCTCGGCGCGTATGACACCGTGGTGGTGATGAACGAAGGCTACGTGGCCTTTCACGGCCCTGCGCGCGCCGTGCCTCACTACTTCTCCGTACCTACCTACGACGAGGTCTATGCCCGTCTGGCCAAGCGCCCCGCCCAGCGCTGGGGTGACTCCTGGATGAAGCACCGCGAGGCCTACTACGCCGCCTTCAAGCTCGGTGGCAGCGCCGCTGAAAAACTCTCTGCCGGCGACGAAGATCCCGGAGAGGAAGAGCGCACCCTTCTCATGCAGAAGGAGGATGGCTCTGAGGAGCCCGAGTCCCGCAAAACCACCGTGGACGAGACGCGCCCCACCCTTCCGCTGCCCGGCCTTTTCAGCCAAGTGCAGCATCTGGTAAAGCGCCGCTGGTCACTGCTGCGCCGCACGCCCAAGGACTGGATCACCCACGTGTCCCTGCTGGTGGGCGCGCCTGCCCTGGCCGCACTGCTGCTGCTGCCCAACCTGAAAGCGCTGAAGGAAGTGCGTAGCGGAACCTCCGCCGCGGACACGCTCTGGCCCGCCTCCCACACTGCCTCCATGATCGTGCTCATCCAGATCCTGCTGGTGCTCTTCATGGCCCTGCGCCTGGGAGCACGTGAGATCTCCGAGCGACGCGCCATCTATGAGCGCGAGCGCATCGGCGGCGTGCGCCCCTTTGCCTGGCTGCTGGGCTCCCTGCTCTTCATGCTGCCCATCGTTCTGGTGCAAAGCATCTGGATGGAGATGTTTCTCGACATCGTCTCAGGCGGCCTCCCGGGGGCCGGCCTGCCCAAGCTAGTGCTGCCCGCGCTCTCTGGTGCGGCCTTTGCCGCCGTCTGCCTGGGCATCTCCGCCAGCGCCAACAGCAAGGAAAGCGCCCACAGCATCTCCCTGACCGTGCTCTTTGCTAATGTGATCCTCTGTGGCGGCCTGCTCGGGCTCCCGCAGGTGCTGGGGCACATCGTGCACCCCTTTGTGACCGCCCATTACGGCTGGTCTGGCATCATCGACTCGATGGAGAAGACCGCCTTCTTCTCCCCCATCGACAAACTGACGCGCACATGGTTTGCAGCCCCAAACATCGCCATGACCATGCTGGGAGTGCACCTGCTCGTGGGCGTGGTGCTGACTTATGTGGGTCTGCGCCAGCGCAAGTAG
- a CDS encoding UxaA family hydrolase, giving the protein MATILQVHPADDAIVALSDLAAGSAPSLNGRSWTLREKIPAKQKFAAHDFAVGDLVTMYGVTVGRATQPIAEGALIHTHNVVHATSAFSGKQRDYVWTPPDVSKWQGRSFQGFKRSVGPAGTANYWLVIPLVFCENRNLAFMREALTRSLGYGKTSSYERFAQRLVEMHRAGATKAQMDPALLEEEKSAAEARVFKNIDGVKFLEHGLGCGGTRQDAQALCRLLAGYIHSSNVAGATILSLGCQHAQVSLLESEMAALYPKLEKPLLIYEQQKCKSERDMMADAIRDTFVHLAAANEQTREPCPLSDLIMAVECGGSDGFSGISANPAIGHTADLLAALGGAPVLSEFPELCGVEQSLSDRCVTAALAEKFVGLMRAYEGAAQACGSGFDANPSPGNIRDGLITDGIKSAGAAKKGGTSPIVDVLDYAEPIRQRGGLTLYCTPGNDVESTTALAGGGCNMMLFTTGLGTPTGNPVCPTLKISTNSDLAKRMPDIIDFDTGPIITGEKSVEQMGEEMLELVIATASGEYTPKAVALGQDDFLPWKRGVSL; this is encoded by the coding sequence ATGGCCACCATTCTCCAAGTCCACCCTGCTGACGACGCTATCGTCGCGCTTTCAGATCTCGCCGCAGGCTCCGCTCCCTCTCTGAACGGCCGTAGCTGGACGCTGCGGGAAAAAATTCCCGCCAAGCAAAAATTTGCCGCGCATGACTTTGCCGTGGGGGATCTGGTCACCATGTACGGCGTCACAGTCGGCCGGGCCACTCAGCCCATCGCCGAGGGGGCTCTCATCCACACGCACAATGTGGTGCATGCCACCTCCGCCTTCAGCGGCAAGCAGCGCGACTATGTGTGGACGCCGCCGGATGTCTCCAAGTGGCAGGGGCGCAGCTTTCAGGGCTTCAAGCGTAGCGTGGGCCCCGCCGGAACGGCCAACTACTGGCTCGTCATCCCCTTAGTGTTCTGCGAAAACCGCAACCTCGCCTTCATGCGCGAGGCCCTGACCCGAAGCCTCGGCTACGGCAAGACGTCGTCTTACGAGCGCTTCGCTCAGCGACTGGTGGAGATGCACCGCGCCGGTGCCACCAAGGCGCAGATGGATCCCGCCCTGCTGGAGGAGGAAAAGTCCGCCGCTGAGGCGCGCGTTTTCAAAAACATCGACGGCGTGAAGTTTCTGGAGCACGGCCTCGGCTGTGGCGGCACGCGGCAGGATGCCCAGGCCCTCTGCCGCCTCCTCGCCGGTTACATCCACAGCTCCAATGTGGCCGGTGCCACCATCCTCAGCCTCGGCTGCCAGCATGCGCAGGTCAGCCTGCTGGAGAGCGAGATGGCCGCGCTCTATCCGAAGCTGGAAAAGCCGCTGCTCATCTACGAGCAGCAGAAATGCAAATCCGAGCGCGACATGATGGCCGACGCCATCCGCGACACCTTTGTGCATCTGGCTGCCGCCAATGAGCAGACGCGGGAGCCCTGCCCGCTGAGCGATCTCATCATGGCCGTGGAATGCGGTGGCAGTGATGGCTTCTCCGGCATCTCAGCCAATCCCGCCATCGGCCACACCGCCGATCTCCTCGCCGCTCTCGGCGGCGCGCCGGTGCTGAGCGAATTTCCCGAACTCTGCGGTGTGGAGCAGAGCCTCAGCGACCGCTGCGTGACCGCCGCGCTCGCAGAAAAATTTGTGGGCCTCATGCGCGCATATGAAGGCGCGGCGCAGGCCTGCGGCTCAGGCTTCGATGCCAACCCTAGCCCGGGAAATATCCGCGACGGCCTCATCACCGATGGCATCAAGTCCGCCGGCGCAGCCAAAAAAGGCGGCACCAGCCCCATTGTGGACGTGCTGGACTACGCCGAGCCCATCCGCCAGCGCGGCGGCCTCACGCTCTACTGCACCCCTGGCAATGACGTCGAAAGCACCACCGCCTTGGCTGGTGGCGGCTGCAACATGATGCTCTTCACCACCGGCCTCGGCACTCCCACCGGCAACCCCGTCTGCCCCACCCTCAAAATCTCCACCAACAGCGATCTCGCGAAGCGCATGCCCGACATCATCGACTTCGACACCGGTCCCATCATCACCGGAGAAAAATCCGTTGAACAAATGGGCGAGGAAATGCTGGAACTCGTCATCGCGACAGCGAGCGGTGAGTACACGCCAAAGGCAGTCGCGCTGGGGCAGGATGACTTTCTGCCGTGGAAAAGAGGGGTGAGTTTGTGA
- a CDS encoding VOC family protein yields MKPNLVWFDIPATDLARAIRFYSAVLGRELKEESFGGVPTAMLPTADGGQQGCVVVVKDFKPSADGIMIYFDVNGRLREAVAAVRANGGTVQTDVHSIGEYGFRAEVLDSEGNCIALHSETEG; encoded by the coding sequence ATGAAGCCCAATCTCGTCTGGTTCGACATCCCGGCCACCGACCTTGCACGTGCCATCCGTTTCTACTCCGCCGTGCTGGGCCGGGAGCTGAAGGAGGAAAGCTTTGGCGGGGTGCCCACGGCGATGCTGCCGACGGCGGATGGAGGGCAGCAGGGCTGCGTGGTGGTGGTGAAGGATTTCAAACCCTCCGCCGACGGCATCATGATCTACTTCGACGTCAACGGTCGGCTGAGAGAAGCCGTGGCAGCGGTGCGCGCGAATGGTGGAACGGTGCAGACGGATGTGCACTCGATCGGGGAATATGGATTTCGTGCTGAGGTGCTGGATTCGGAGGGGAACTGCATTGCGCTGCATTCAGAGACGGAGGGGTGA